The Candidatus Dormiibacterota bacterium genome includes a window with the following:
- the mmsA gene encoding CoA-acylating methylmalonate-semialdehyde dehydrogenase — translation MPIRELRNYVDGAWNEPAGRDLLDVENPSTGGTIARVPLSSAADLDAAVAAARAAFPAWSTTPVDKRVAPLFRLAALIRDNRETLARQITEENGKSLPDARAEVDRTLENVETACGMPILQQGDKLIGAAPGIDGEVVRLPIGVFAMIAPFNFPAMVPFWFIPYAVATGNTFVVKPSEQVPCTLQILAEYIDRCGFPRGVFNLVNGDRRVAEAIVAHPGVAGVSVVGRTATAQAIAEACVRTNKRFQAMGGAKNHLVVMPDARMDEAIRNMITSGYGCAGQRCMASSAIVCVGDETYRRVIDRFVRASSEVVVADPLDPKVADRPMVMGPVISAKAKEFILSMIDTGIKEGAKLALDGRGVKVAGRDEGHYIGPTVFTEVRPGMSVHRTEIFGPVQVILKAADLDEAISVVNDHPYGNGASIYTQNGYHARKFKLEALAGMIGVNVGIPAPVAYLPFGGMKASQFSHIKAQGRATVAFFTEDKIVTERYWPEA, via the coding sequence ATGCCGATCCGAGAGCTGCGCAACTACGTCGACGGCGCATGGAACGAGCCCGCCGGACGTGACCTTCTCGACGTGGAGAACCCGTCGACGGGCGGGACGATCGCCCGGGTCCCTCTGTCCAGCGCGGCAGATCTCGACGCCGCCGTCGCGGCCGCCCGGGCCGCCTTCCCGGCCTGGTCGACGACCCCCGTCGACAAGCGTGTCGCCCCCCTCTTCAGGCTGGCGGCCCTGATCCGCGACAATCGCGAGACCCTCGCCCGCCAGATCACCGAGGAGAACGGCAAATCGCTCCCCGATGCGAGGGCCGAGGTCGATCGCACGCTCGAGAACGTCGAGACCGCCTGCGGCATGCCGATCCTGCAGCAGGGGGACAAGCTGATCGGCGCCGCCCCCGGCATCGACGGCGAGGTCGTGCGCCTGCCGATCGGCGTCTTCGCCATGATCGCCCCGTTCAACTTCCCCGCCATGGTGCCGTTCTGGTTCATCCCCTACGCGGTCGCCACCGGGAACACGTTCGTCGTGAAGCCGTCCGAGCAGGTCCCCTGCACCCTGCAGATTCTCGCCGAGTACATCGATCGTTGCGGTTTCCCGCGGGGTGTCTTCAATCTCGTGAATGGAGACAGGCGGGTGGCGGAGGCGATCGTCGCCCACCCCGGCGTCGCCGGCGTCTCGGTGGTCGGCCGCACCGCGACCGCGCAGGCGATCGCGGAGGCGTGCGTCAGGACCAACAAACGCTTCCAGGCGATGGGGGGCGCCAAGAACCACCTCGTCGTGATGCCGGACGCCCGCATGGACGAGGCGATCCGCAACATGATCACCTCGGGCTACGGCTGCGCGGGTCAGCGCTGCATGGCGTCGTCCGCGATCGTCTGCGTCGGCGACGAGACCTATCGCCGGGTGATCGACCGCTTCGTGCGCGCCTCGAGCGAGGTCGTGGTCGCCGACCCCCTCGACCCGAAGGTCGCCGACCGGCCGATGGTGATGGGACCGGTGATCTCGGCGAAAGCGAAGGAGTTCATCCTGTCGATGATCGACACCGGGATCAAGGAGGGGGCGAAGCTGGCCCTCGACGGGCGGGGAGTCAAGGTCGCGGGACGCGACGAAGGCCATTACATCGGGCCTACGGTCTTCACCGAGGTGCGGCCCGGGATGAGCGTCCACAGGACGGAGATCTTCGGTCCGGTGCAGGTGATCCTGAAGGCGGCCGACCTCGATGAGGCGATAAGCGTCGTCAACGATCATCCGTACGGAAACGGCGCCTCGATCTACACGCAGAACGGCTACCACGCGCGCAAGTTCAAGCTCGAGGCGCTCGCCGGAATGATCGGCGTGAATGTCGGCATCCCGGCCCCCGTGGCCTACCTGCCGTTCGGCGGAATGAAGGCGTCGCAGTTCTCCCACATCAAGGCGCAGGGGAGGGCGACGGTCGCCTTCTTCACGGAAGACAAGATCGTCACGGAGCGGTACTGGCCGGAAGCCTGA
- a CDS encoding radical SAM protein produces the protein MEPGPPSASDHLRNHTPESLAAARPDLALDPGLANRIVTRLVAQDRDELDGVRGLSKEIARSLVAIARRTRLEVVDRRRSAVDPFVKYLFRSGGESFETVRIPLQKPRWSVCVSSQAGCALACSFCETGRIGFTRNLEAWEMVEQVLTVRREGPERPVTSVVFQGQGEPFQNYEQVIRAARILQHPCGGRIRGQNITISTVGILPMIERYTAEGHVYRLILSLTSAFDDRRSRLMPVGRRYAVGDLVSAMRRHAEARGDRVNLAWVLMSGINTGEDEAEELSRLFRGVPLRLSVIDVNDPTGLFRRATDAERGGFFSALARRGIGFIRRYSGGPDIHAACGMLASRTHGGDPLGAPAAG, from the coding sequence ATGGAGCCCGGCCCGCCCTCAGCCTCCGACCATTTGCGCAACCACACGCCCGAGAGTCTAGCGGCGGCGAGACCGGACCTCGCTCTCGACCCTGGGCTCGCCAACCGGATCGTCACCCGCCTGGTGGCTCAGGACCGCGACGAACTGGACGGCGTGCGCGGGCTTTCCAAGGAGATCGCCCGCTCCTTGGTGGCGATCGCCCGCAGGACCCGTCTCGAGGTCGTGGATCGGCGCCGGAGCGCCGTCGATCCCTTCGTCAAGTACCTGTTCCGCTCGGGCGGCGAGTCGTTCGAGACCGTGCGGATCCCCCTCCAGAAACCGCGCTGGAGCGTGTGCGTCTCGTCCCAGGCCGGCTGCGCGCTCGCCTGCTCCTTCTGCGAGACAGGCCGGATCGGCTTCACGCGCAATCTCGAAGCATGGGAGATGGTCGAGCAGGTGCTGACCGTCCGCCGGGAGGGACCTGAGCGGCCCGTGACGAGCGTCGTCTTCCAGGGGCAGGGGGAGCCGTTCCAGAACTACGAGCAGGTCATCCGCGCCGCGCGCATCCTGCAGCACCCCTGCGGCGGCCGTATCCGCGGGCAGAACATCACGATCTCGACCGTCGGCATCCTGCCGATGATCGAGCGCTACACGGCCGAGGGGCACGTGTACCGGCTGATCCTGTCGCTGACTTCGGCGTTCGACGACAGGCGCTCGCGACTCATGCCGGTCGGCCGCCGCTACGCGGTGGGCGACCTCGTCTCTGCGATGCGCCGGCACGCCGAGGCGCGCGGCGACCGCGTCAACCTCGCGTGGGTCCTCATGTCGGGGATCAACACCGGAGAGGACGAGGCGGAGGAGCTGTCCCGTCTGTTCCGCGGCGTGCCGCTGCGGCTGTCGGTCATCGACGTGAACGACCCGACGGGTCTGTTCCGGCGGGCCACGGACGCCGAGCGCGGCGGCTTCTTCAGCGCTCTCGCGAGACGCGGCATCGGCTTCATCAGGCGCTACTCGGGCGGCCCGGACATCCACGCCGCCTGCGGCATGCTCGCCTCCAGGACACACGGCGGCGACCCGCTCGGGGCACCAGCCGCCGGCTAG
- a CDS encoding TonB family protein, translating to MTLEPGRARWLTVVLLLLSVCSPVRSENEGAEKKGTFVRVATPSSIVVRRFNREYFFDLLGIQAVMSLEPTDSLEKEAGRYLASLLEGQSVVLKQEEGREGQAGPRTYAGYVYLEDGTCLNEQILSLGYGTVDAHAPFSRLEAFRSLEEEARTQKRGLWKNRRAPFDPREATTCTDGSIAYAGICGVSNPEILPDSKIVPDYPGRARRKKIEGRVVLMSIVSKDGSVRVVQTLKSPDDQLSQAAIAAVEQWRYRPALKDGEPVDAYFTIVVDFLLARGGL from the coding sequence ATGACCCTCGAACCCGGACGCGCCCGCTGGCTGACTGTCGTGCTGTTGCTGCTCTCCGTCTGCTCCCCCGTCCGGTCCGAGAACGAGGGCGCGGAGAAGAAGGGCACATTCGTCAGGGTGGCCACTCCATCGTCGATTGTCGTCAGGCGGTTCAACCGCGAGTACTTCTTCGATCTTCTTGGGATTCAGGCCGTCATGAGTCTGGAGCCGACGGATTCCCTGGAGAAGGAGGCCGGGCGTTATCTCGCCTCCCTCCTCGAGGGCCAGAGCGTCGTCCTGAAGCAGGAGGAGGGGCGGGAGGGACAGGCCGGCCCGCGCACCTATGCCGGCTACGTCTACCTGGAAGACGGCACGTGTCTCAACGAGCAGATCCTCAGTCTCGGCTATGGAACCGTCGATGCCCACGCGCCCTTCTCTCGGCTCGAAGCGTTTCGATCGCTGGAGGAAGAGGCCAGGACGCAGAAGCGCGGCCTCTGGAAGAACAGGAGGGCCCCGTTCGATCCCCGCGAAGCCACGACCTGCACCGACGGCTCGATCGCTTACGCCGGAATCTGCGGGGTGAGCAATCCCGAGATCCTTCCCGACAGCAAGATCGTGCCGGACTACCCCGGTCGCGCCCGAAGGAAGAAGATCGAGGGACGAGTGGTCCTGATGTCGATCGTCTCGAAGGATGGCAGCGTCCGCGTCGTGCAGACCCTCAAGTCCCCCGACGATCAGCTGAGCCAGGCCGCCATCGCCGCAGTCGAGCAGTGGCGCTACAGGCCGGCGCTCAAGGACGGCGAGCCGGTCGACGCTTATTTCACGATCGTGGTCGACTTCCTGCTCGCCCGGGGCGGTCTCTAG
- the rocD gene encoding ornithine--oxo-acid transaminase, translating into MSAPSKTAASTSDKTQPLIDLAETWSAHNYHPLPVVISRAEGVWVYDPEGKRYMDMLSAYSALNQGHRHPRIVQALKDQADKVTLTSRAFHNELFGPFCEKLCRLAGMEMALLMNSGAEAVETAIKTARKWGYMVKKVARPRAEIIVCENNFHGRTTTIVGMSSEPQYKDDFGPYDGGFRMIPYGDVQALEKAITHHTVAFLVEPIQGEAGILVPPDGFLRDALEICRRHKVLLVADEIQTGFGRTGRMFCADHDGVKPDLFIVGKALGGGVLPVSGVVGGRDTLGLYRPGDHGSTFGGNPLACAVGMAALDVLVSERLPERSHEMGTYFMSRLRALNSPHVKEVRGKGLLIGVEIKEERGKARPYCEKLMGLGILAKETHDQVIRFAPPLVITREEADWALERIAKVLA; encoded by the coding sequence ATGAGCGCACCGTCCAAGACCGCCGCGTCCACGAGCGACAAGACCCAGCCCCTGATCGACCTGGCCGAGACCTGGAGCGCCCACAACTACCACCCGCTTCCGGTCGTCATTTCACGCGCCGAGGGCGTCTGGGTCTACGACCCCGAGGGGAAGCGGTACATGGACATGCTGTCGGCCTACTCCGCGCTCAACCAGGGGCACCGGCACCCGCGCATCGTCCAGGCGCTCAAGGACCAGGCGGACAAGGTCACCCTCACGTCGCGCGCGTTCCACAACGAGCTGTTCGGGCCGTTCTGCGAGAAACTCTGCCGGCTCGCCGGGATGGAGATGGCGCTCCTGATGAACAGCGGAGCCGAGGCGGTCGAGACCGCCATCAAGACCGCCCGCAAGTGGGGCTACATGGTCAAGAAGGTGGCGCGCCCCAGGGCGGAGATCATCGTCTGCGAGAACAATTTCCATGGCCGCACCACGACCATCGTCGGGATGTCGTCCGAGCCGCAGTACAAAGACGACTTCGGCCCGTACGACGGCGGCTTCCGGATGATCCCGTACGGTGACGTGCAGGCGCTCGAGAAGGCGATCACCCACCACACCGTCGCCTTCCTGGTCGAGCCGATCCAGGGGGAGGCGGGGATCCTCGTCCCGCCGGACGGTTTCCTGAGGGACGCGCTCGAAATCTGCCGCCGCCACAAGGTGCTCCTGGTGGCGGATGAGATCCAGACCGGTTTCGGCCGGACCGGCCGGATGTTCTGCGCCGATCACGACGGCGTGAAGCCGGACCTGTTCATCGTGGGGAAGGCGCTCGGCGGCGGCGTGCTGCCGGTGTCGGGGGTCGTCGGCGGACGGGACACGCTCGGTCTCTACCGCCCCGGCGACCACGGATCTACATTTGGAGGCAACCCGCTCGCCTGCGCCGTCGGCATGGCGGCGCTCGACGTCCTCGTTTCCGAGCGGCTGCCGGAGCGCTCGCACGAGATGGGGACCTACTTCATGTCCCGCCTGCGCGCGCTGAACTCGCCGCACGTGAAGGAGGTCCGGGGCAAGGGGCTCCTGATCGGCGTCGAGATCAAGGAAGAGCGCGGCAAGGCTCGCCCCTACTGCGAGAAGCTGATGGGTCTCGGGATCCTGGCCAAGGAGACGCACGACCAGGTCATCCGCTTCGCGCCCCCCCTCGTCATCACCCGCGAGGAGGCCGACTGGGCCCTGGAGCGAATCGCCAAGGTCCTGGCCTGA
- a CDS encoding efflux RND transporter permease subunit, producing the protein MNIAELFIRRPVMTTLVMLGILMFGIMAYRQLPVSDLPNVDFPTISVTASLPGANPETMASAVATPLERQFTTIAGLDSMISTSALGTSQITLTFNLSRQLDAAAQDVQSAIAKVASQLPRDMPSPPTYQKVNPADQPILYIALTSATLPLYTLDEYGETNMAQRISTVSGVAQVQVFGAQKYAVRIQLDPRALAARGIGIDEVAQAVQNQNVNLPTGTLYGAHKAFTVQASGQLTAAEDYRPLIVAYRNGSPVRLQELGRVIDSVENDKTAAWFCTARSMDRAIILAVQRQPGTNTVEIAHAVRALLPAFRSDLPASVSLNILYDRSVSIEASVNDVKFTLLLTLFLVVLVIFLFLRNLSATVIPSLALPFSIVGTFAVMYSLGYNLDNLSLMALTLSVGFVVDDAIVMLENIVRHMEMGEPPLQAALNGSKEIGFTILSMTLSLAAVFIPILFMGGLVGRLLHEFAVTIGTAILVSGFVSLTLTPMLGSRYLRHAKGERHGRFYQSFEWAFDRSLDGYKSSLAWSLQHKWVNLAGLVVVLALTGVFGYLIPKGLFPSEDNSQVLAFTEAIEGISFDSLVEHQKAMAAIVQKEPAVEAFLSTAGARGNTGSNQGLLFMRLKPRGERPPAEEVIQQMRPKLSQVPGMRAYLQIPPTIRIGGGLTKSLYQYALQGANTDELYRVAPLLESKMRTLPGFLDVTSDLQIKNPEIDIHIQRDKAATLGVTASQIETALYDAYGSRQISTIYAPNNEYQVIMQLMPQYQADPAALSMLYVRSISGALVPLSAVASLKQSLGPLTVSHLGQLPAVTISFNLKPGVSLGQAVKEVNDVAQGMLPQGVTTKFQGTAQAFQAATAGLGLLLVMAILVIYMVLGILYESFIHPITILSALPFAGLGALVTLYIFRIFVPSTDLSIYAYVGIIMLVGLVKKNGIMMIDFAIETRRSGSKTPEEAIFEACVVRFRPIMMTTMAALMGTLPIATGFGAGSESRRPLGLAVVGGLLFSQIITLYATPVVYVYLERLQGWLGRAPAPTRAGTREEAQVAGPARPLVYHRPFNREENS; encoded by the coding sequence ATGAATATCGCGGAGTTGTTCATCCGGCGCCCCGTCATGACGACCCTCGTCATGCTCGGGATCCTGATGTTCGGAATCATGGCCTACCGGCAGCTCCCGGTGAGCGACCTTCCGAACGTCGACTTCCCGACCATCTCCGTCACCGCGAGCCTGCCCGGCGCCAACCCCGAGACGATGGCGTCGGCCGTGGCGACGCCGCTCGAGCGTCAGTTCACAACCATTGCCGGGCTCGACTCGATGATCTCGACGAGCGCCCTGGGCACGTCCCAGATCACTCTCACGTTCAATCTGAGCCGCCAGCTGGATGCCGCCGCCCAGGATGTCCAGTCGGCCATCGCCAAGGTCGCCTCCCAGCTTCCCAGGGACATGCCGAGCCCGCCGACGTACCAGAAGGTCAACCCGGCGGACCAGCCGATCCTCTACATCGCGCTCACCTCGGCGACGCTCCCGCTCTACACGCTCGACGAGTACGGCGAGACGAACATGGCCCAGCGGATCTCGACAGTGAGCGGGGTGGCGCAGGTCCAGGTGTTCGGGGCGCAGAAGTACGCCGTGCGTATCCAGCTCGACCCGCGCGCCCTCGCGGCGCGCGGCATCGGCATCGACGAGGTCGCGCAGGCGGTCCAGAACCAGAACGTGAACCTGCCGACCGGGACGCTGTACGGCGCGCACAAGGCGTTCACCGTTCAGGCCAGCGGTCAGCTCACCGCGGCCGAGGACTACCGGCCTCTCATCGTCGCCTACCGGAACGGCTCTCCCGTCCGTCTCCAGGAGCTCGGCCGTGTCATCGACAGCGTCGAGAACGACAAGACCGCCGCCTGGTTCTGCACCGCGCGGTCGATGGACCGGGCGATCATCCTGGCGGTCCAGCGCCAGCCGGGGACTAACACGGTCGAGATCGCCCACGCCGTGCGCGCGCTCCTTCCGGCCTTCCGCAGCGATCTGCCGGCTTCGGTCTCATTGAACATCCTTTACGACCGGTCCGTCTCGATCGAGGCCTCGGTCAACGACGTCAAGTTCACGCTGCTCCTGACTCTTTTCCTCGTCGTGCTGGTCATCTTCCTTTTTCTGCGCAACCTGTCCGCGACGGTGATCCCGAGCCTCGCCCTCCCCTTCTCGATCGTCGGGACGTTCGCAGTCATGTACTCCCTCGGTTACAACCTCGACAACCTTTCCCTCATGGCCCTCACCTTGTCCGTCGGGTTCGTGGTCGACGACGCCATCGTCATGCTCGAGAACATCGTCCGTCACATGGAGATGGGGGAGCCGCCGCTGCAGGCGGCCCTGAACGGTTCGAAAGAGATCGGCTTCACCATCCTGTCCATGACGCTGTCCCTGGCGGCGGTGTTCATCCCGATCCTGTTTATGGGCGGCCTCGTCGGACGATTGCTTCACGAATTCGCCGTGACCATCGGCACCGCGATCCTGGTCTCCGGCTTTGTTTCGTTGACGCTGACGCCGATGCTCGGCAGCCGATACCTGCGCCACGCGAAGGGGGAGCGCCACGGAAGGTTCTATCAGTCGTTCGAATGGGCGTTCGACCGCTCCCTCGACGGCTACAAGTCGAGCCTCGCATGGTCGCTGCAGCACAAGTGGGTGAACTTGGCCGGGCTGGTCGTCGTCCTCGCTCTCACCGGTGTCTTCGGATACTTGATCCCCAAGGGACTCTTCCCGAGCGAGGACAACTCCCAGGTACTGGCGTTCACGGAGGCGATCGAGGGAATCTCCTTCGACTCGCTGGTGGAGCACCAGAAGGCTATGGCCGCGATCGTCCAGAAGGAGCCGGCCGTCGAGGCTTTCCTCTCGACCGCGGGGGCCCGAGGGAACACCGGCAGTAACCAGGGGCTCCTCTTCATGCGCCTCAAGCCGCGCGGCGAGCGGCCTCCGGCCGAGGAAGTGATCCAGCAGATGCGGCCGAAACTCTCCCAAGTGCCGGGGATGCGGGCCTATCTGCAGATCCCGCCGACGATTCGCATCGGCGGCGGTCTCACCAAGAGCCTCTACCAATACGCCCTGCAAGGCGCCAACACCGACGAGCTTTACCGAGTCGCCCCACTGCTCGAAAGCAAGATGCGGACGCTCCCCGGTTTTCTAGACGTCACAAGTGACCTTCAAATCAAGAACCCCGAGATCGACATCCACATCCAGCGCGACAAGGCGGCGACGTTAGGGGTCACCGCATCGCAGATCGAAACGGCCCTCTACGATGCGTACGGGTCGCGGCAGATCTCGACGATCTACGCGCCCAACAACGAATACCAAGTCATCATGCAGCTCATGCCGCAGTACCAGGCCGACCCAGCGGCGCTCTCGATGCTGTACGTTCGATCGATCTCGGGGGCGCTCGTGCCTCTGAGCGCCGTGGCCAGCCTGAAGCAGTCGCTCGGGCCCCTGACCGTCAGCCACCTCGGCCAGCTGCCGGCCGTCACGATCTCCTTCAATCTCAAGCCGGGCGTCTCCCTCGGCCAGGCCGTGAAGGAGGTGAACGACGTCGCCCAGGGAATGCTGCCGCAGGGCGTCACCACGAAATTCCAGGGAACCGCGCAGGCGTTCCAGGCGGCGACGGCCGGTCTCGGCCTGCTCCTGGTGATGGCGATCCTGGTCATCTACATGGTGCTCGGGATCCTGTACGAGAGCTTCATCCACCCGATCACCATCCTGTCGGCGTTGCCGTTTGCCGGGCTCGGGGCGCTCGTGACGCTCTACATCTTCAGGATCTTCGTCCCGTCCACGGATTTGTCAATCTACGCCTACGTCGGGATCATCATGCTCGTCGGACTCGTCAAGAAGAATGGCATCATGATGATCGATTTCGCGATCGAGACCCGGCGCAGCGGATCGAAGACACCCGAAGAAGCCATCTTCGAGGCCTGCGTCGTGCGCTTCCGGCCGATCATGATGACCACGATGGCGGCGCTGATGGGCACGCTGCCGATTGCTACCGGGTTCGGCGCCGGCTCCGAGTCGCGCCGCCCGCTGGGCTTGGCGGTCGTGGGCGGCTTGCTCTTCTCGCAGATCATCACCCTTTACGCCACACCAGTCGTTTACGTCTACCTGGAGCGCCTGCAAGGTTGGCTCGGCCGGGCTCCCGCTCCCACCAGGGCCGGAACTCGCGAAGAGGCGCAGGTCGCGGGCCCGGCGCGTCCTCTGGTGTATCATCGCCCCTTCAACCGCGAGGAGAATTCATGA
- a CDS encoding efflux RND transporter periplasmic adaptor subunit, translating into MRLTRRASAALLPAAVLFTACSRGPARVDAHDPVPVTVGEVVQRDVPILISEIGSVEAYSTVAVKAQIGGELVEVAFHEGQDVHRGDLLFRIDPRPYDAALKSAAAQLQKDLVQLKTAQQDVTRYAELVKKDYVTQEEYDRIRTNAEALEAAVAADHGAVENATVQLEYCTIRSPIDGRTGKLMVNRGNLVKANADTPLVVINQIDPIYVAFSVPQQDLPEIKTRRAVGKLEVRVTAPDSAAQPPPGTLSFIDNAVDSTTGTVLLKATIPNHNRLLWPGQFVSASLQVSTKPNALLVPTEAIQTSQQGPYVYVVKPDQTVESRPVVQIGVYEHETIVEKGVKAGETVVTDGQLRLVPGASVKIQDAESRGSATAGATVAPAASPSAAEARR; encoded by the coding sequence CGGCCCGCGTCGACGCGCACGATCCCGTGCCGGTCACGGTCGGCGAGGTGGTCCAGAGGGACGTTCCGATCCTGATCAGCGAGATCGGATCCGTCGAGGCGTACTCGACCGTCGCCGTGAAGGCCCAGATCGGAGGGGAGCTGGTCGAGGTCGCCTTCCACGAGGGTCAGGACGTGCACCGGGGGGACCTGCTGTTCCGCATCGACCCGCGTCCCTATGACGCGGCCCTCAAGTCGGCGGCGGCCCAGCTCCAAAAGGACTTGGTTCAGCTGAAGACCGCGCAGCAGGACGTGACGCGCTACGCCGAGCTGGTGAAGAAGGACTATGTCACCCAGGAGGAATATGATCGCATCCGCACGAACGCGGAGGCGCTCGAGGCGGCTGTGGCGGCCGACCACGGCGCGGTGGAGAACGCGACGGTGCAGCTGGAGTACTGCACCATCCGCTCACCGATCGACGGCCGCACGGGGAAGCTGATGGTGAACCGGGGCAACCTCGTCAAGGCGAACGCCGACACGCCGCTCGTGGTGATCAACCAGATCGACCCGATCTACGTGGCGTTCTCGGTCCCCCAGCAGGACTTGCCGGAGATCAAGACGCGCCGGGCTGTCGGGAAGCTCGAGGTGAGGGTGACCGCTCCCGACAGCGCCGCCCAGCCGCCCCCCGGCACGCTCAGCTTCATCGACAACGCCGTGGACAGCACGACCGGAACTGTTCTTCTGAAGGCGACCATCCCCAATCACAATCGGCTCCTCTGGCCGGGTCAGTTCGTCAGCGCCAGCCTGCAGGTCTCGACGAAGCCGAATGCCCTCCTGGTGCCGACGGAGGCGATCCAGACGAGTCAGCAGGGACCGTACGTCTACGTGGTGAAGCCCGATCAGACCGTGGAGTCGCGTCCCGTGGTCCAGATCGGTGTATACGAGCACGAGACGATTGTCGAGAAGGGGGTGAAGGCGGGCGAGACGGTTGTAACGGACGGACAGCTCAGGCTCGTTCCCGGGGCCAGCGTCAAGATCCAGGACGCGGAGTCACGGGGATCGGCCACGGCCGGCGCTACGGTTGCTCCCGCCGCTTCCCCCTCGGCCGCGGAGGCCCGGCGATGA